A single genomic interval of Halorubrum aethiopicum harbors:
- a CDS encoding DUF7836 family putative zinc-binding protein has protein sequence MVEAFVRLVCPECTKEWQENPAELPGLRTNFSCSSCHATRRLTEFMRTERDLKAVRQFQ, from the coding sequence ATGGTCGAAGCGTTCGTCAGGCTTGTGTGTCCGGAGTGTACCAAGGAGTGGCAGGAGAACCCGGCCGAGCTGCCCGGACTGCGAACGAACTTCAGCTGTTCCAGCTGTCACGCGACCCGGCGGCTCACCGAGTTCATGCGGACCGAGCGGGACCTCAAGGCGGTTCGACAGTTCCAGTGA
- a CDS encoding UPF0058 family protein yields the protein MKKQELIHLHGLLAEVRKQCEFWDDDLDLDAYEELGVKPTSIHKSKTDHKAAVFKLTEGITEPMEETESEPLAPTAD from the coding sequence ATGAAGAAACAGGAGCTCATCCACCTTCACGGCCTCCTGGCCGAGGTACGAAAACAGTGCGAGTTCTGGGACGACGACCTCGACCTCGACGCGTACGAGGAACTCGGCGTCAAGCCGACATCGATCCACAAATCGAAGACGGACCACAAGGCGGCTGTTTTTAAACTGACCGAGGGGATCACGGAGCCGATGGAGGAGACGGAGTCGGAGCCGCTGGCCCCCACCGCGGACTGA